Within the Saccharopolyspora gloriosae genome, the region GCACCACGATCTCGTTCACGTCGACCTCGGAGGGCCGGGTGACGGCGAAGGCGATGGCGTCCGCGATCGCCGCCGCCGGAATGGCCACCGAACGGTAGGTCTTCATGTCCTCGCGGGCGCGCGGGTCGGAAATGGAATCGGCGAGCTCGGACCGGGTGACCCCGGGGGACACGACGGTCACCCGGATGTCACCGGACGATTCCTGGCGCAATCCCTCGGACAGGGCGCGCACCGCGAACTTCGTGGCGCTGTAGACCGCGGAGGTGGGCACCACCTCGTAGGCGCCGACCGAAGCGACGTTCACGAACTGCCCGCGCCCCTGACCGCGCATGACCGGCAACGCGGCGGCGATGCCGTGCAGCACCCCGCGCAGGTTGACGTCGATCATCCGATCCCACTCGTCGACCGCGAGCTCGTGCAGCGGTGACAGCGGCATCACCCCGGCGTTGTTGACCACCACGTCCACCCGGCCGTAGCGCTCGCGCGCGGCAGACACGAAGCCCCGCACCTCGGCGGCGTCGGTGACGTCCAGCCGCTGGAACGCCGCGGTGCCGCCCGCGGCGGTGATCTCCTCGACCAGCGCGGCAAGACGATCGGTGCGCCGCGCTCCC harbors:
- a CDS encoding SDR family oxidoreductase, with translation MTDTPKVVVITGASSGIGEATARRLAADGHHLLLGARRTDRLAALVEEITAAGGTAAFQRLDVTDAAEVRGFVSAARERYGRVDVVVNNAGVMPLSPLHELAVDEWDRMIDVNLRGVLHGIAAALPVMRGQGRGQFVNVASVGAYEVVPTSAVYSATKFAVRALSEGLRQESSGDIRVTVVSPGVTRSELADSISDPRAREDMKTYRSVAIPAAAIADAIAFAVTRPSEVDVNEIVVRPAAGAQ